The Tolypothrix sp. NIES-4075 DNA segment GCCAAAAAACGGTAATTTGATTGTTCCTGTACCTTCTAGCAGCTTTCATCTAACTTTGGCAGATTTAATTTGGGACGATGCTTACCGCGATGCCTGCGAAAAAAATCCTAAATTTGAACAAGAGTTACGCTCTTGCATTGCCCAAATCTTTCAGCAATATCAACAATCCATCACAAACGGAAATAATCTGATTTGCTGGCAGATGTTAGGACTAATTGTAATGCCAAGAGCTATAGGCGTTTGTTTAGTACCCCAGGATGAAAGCTGTTACGAGCAGATTATTAACTTTCGTAGGATAATTTATCAAAATCCCCAGCTAGTTGCTTTAGGCATTGAACAGCATTATCACTTTACAGCACACATTACATTAGGCTATTTTGGCGAGATATCGCCCGATTTAGACCGCACAAGCTTAAGTACAATGCTTTCTCAGTTAAATCAACAATGGTTGGGAAATTCACCAGAATTTTTGGTAAGTCGTGCCGAATTACGAAAGTTTGACGACATGACGCGCTATTATCGCCAACCAGACTCGCCAGTTTTAGTTATTAGTCCGGGATAGTATTTAGGGACAAGGGGGACAAGGGAGACAGGGGGAGCAGGGGGAGCAGGGGGAGCAGGGGGAGCAGGGGGAGCAGGGGGAGCAGGGGGAGCAGGGGGAGCAGGGGGAGCAGGGGAGGCAGGGGGAGTTAAAATTACCAATGCCCCATGCCCCATGCCCAATGCCCCATGCCCAATGCCCCATGCCCAATTCCCTAGTCCCCAGTTTTAGGAATTGCATACTCTAAGATATTTAAAACTCTTCCACTTA contains these protein-coding regions:
- a CDS encoding DUF1868 domain-containing protein — its product is MDDNYQTYLNRVARMTLPEAYRSQIQHIQESFKFQPQIEGARLAVPFPGYTIITPPWEDESENSAFYAKLQTYQQELLQLPKNGNLIVPVPSSSFHLTLADLIWDDAYRDACEKNPKFEQELRSCIAQIFQQYQQSITNGNNLICWQMLGLIVMPRAIGVCLVPQDESCYEQIINFRRIIYQNPQLVALGIEQHYHFTAHITLGYFGEISPDLDRTSLSTMLSQLNQQWLGNSPEFLVSRAELRKFDDMTRYYRQPDSPVLVISPG